GGTTGACGTTGCAGGAGGGGTTTGGCTATTCGTTTCGCTCATAATTCTGGTTTATTCTGTTTTTTATTTTAGGATTGCTTCAAACAAAGCAACCGCTTCACGGGAGCATTAGGCATGGCTCGTGCCATTTCCTGAAGTTTAAATATAAGTAGCTGCGCATGAAACAATTCGACTTGAAATGGAATGACTCGTCACAACTTGTGATTAGCGGGCATGAAGGCCACTTCGCGCAATTGCTGCACCGCTTTCCCTTTCAGCGAATGCGCCGCAAACACAAATCGATAAACCATTGGGCGCACATACTTGCAAAAATGCCTAACGTGAGCGAAAGTAACGTAACAAAATAAAATCTATGGAAGCACCAAATCGTGTGGATATTGAAAAAGGCGAAATGAGGGTTAAGCTCGAAAACGCAATCGAGAAAGCCAAAGAGGTTTGCGAGCGCCTTCAAGACCAAACGGCCGCCGCCGCCAAAGCAACCGACAAAACCATCCGCGAGCATCCATATCAGGCCCTTGGCATTGCTTTCGGCACGGGTGTGCTCATCGGAGTACTCGTGACGCTGAGCAGGCGCGACTAAAACCAGTCGCCAAGCGGTTTTCGGAGCACACTGCCGGCCCCACGGAGTGGCAAAGGAGGGCGCGCCAGCGTCAGCGCCGAGCTCAGCCCCGGGGGCCATTAATCACACCTTGAATCGCGGCGACTAAACCATCGTTCTCGGTGAGATTGAAATGGATGGAGCTGGTCTGTTTCTGATCCATCATCACAGGCCGCCATTCCGAGAAAGCACTGGGTTGCTGGTCGATTTGGTTCACAAGCCTGTTTCGGAAGCAGCGCGCCAAACGGAGACGAGGAAACTTCTCCAATGATCTCATCCTCTAACGATTCGCTGCACTGGACGCGGGGCCCTTAGAATCCAACTAAACCTGTGCCACAATCCCTCTCTGCAGGTTTACATCCATCTGTTTTTTCAACCAAAGAACGCCGACCTTTCCTGCGCGAGCTTTCAGGATAAACTTCGGGCTTTGCTTCGCGAGCACGGCATACAGTGGAACGAGCGGTACGCGTGGGATTAATGGAAGCGTCGAACGGGCGCAACCTCTTCGAGGTTGGCTCGGCTCCGCGGCAATTTTCCCAGGGTAGCTCCCCCGCCCTGTCTAATCCTCTCAACGCAAACGCTGCGCCGGGAAAAAGCTCAGCCCGCGCCAAAATGAATAAGCTCGTGTTGAAAGGGCGGGGTCGCGACCCTGGGCTGGAGGGCGCAATCCCCTCGGGATTCTAGGGCGACACCTCCGCCCTCCGAAGGTCCGCGGCGACCACCAGCCATCAAAACGAACGGTCCTTATACCACCCCCCTAAAGTCAGGCCGCGTTTTCCACAGTCCAAAGGCGATGAAGACTTATTGTGTCTTACCTTCGTAAATATCAACTCTGATAAATCTTGTTGGCAAAAAAAGTTTATCAAATGCCAATTCCGGCGCAGTCAACCGGTTGCCTGGCGGTTAAGGTGGGATGGGACTGGGAGCAGGTTTGGAAACGATGACAACGGTGCCGGCCCGATCGAGGCCCGAGGAAGAATATGATGCTGACGCTCGAAAGCAAAAAGCCCAACCGGCTGCCGAAGATTCTGGAGCATGCCAGCGGTGACAAACGCTTCAAAATCCTGGAAGCCCACATGAAGAAGCACCAGTTCAAGCAGGACGCCCTGATCGAGGTGCTGCACAAGGCCCAGGAACTCTTTGGTTACCTCGAAGACGACCTGTTGCTCTTCATCGCCTACAAGCTCCGGCTCCCCGCCAGCCGGGTCTATGGCGTGGCGACCTTTTATCATTTCTTCACACTCAAGCCCAAAGGCCGGCATACGTGCGTCGTGTGCATGGGCACCGCCTGTTACGTCCGAGGCGCTGATAAAATCCTGGCCGCGCTCGAAGAAACCGCCCATATCAAGTCAGGAGAGACGACCCCGGATAATGCGCTCTCGTTGCTGACCGCCCGGTGCATAGGCGCCTGCGGCATCGCCCCGGCGGTCGTCTATGACGGCAATGTGACTCCCCGCCAGAACCCGGCTTCGGCTCTGGAACATGTGAAAGGATGGCTCGCCCATGGTTCTTGATGATCTCATCGAAATTGCGGAGAAAGAACGCGCCGGGCGCAAAAAGCACACTCTGCGCTGCTGCATCGCGGCGGGCTGCATGTCTTCGAACTCCAAAGGCGTCAAAGAAGCCTTGGAAAAGGCCGTCAAAGAGGCAGGACTGGAAGGAGAAGTGGAGGTCCGCGGCGTTGGATGCATGAAACTCTGCTGCCAAGGTCCGCTGGTCCAATTGGACAGCGCCGAGGAAGGGGCAACAGTCGAGGTTAGCTCGAATGCCCCGGGTCCTCTTTATCAGAAGGTCACACCCGAGGACGCCGCATCCCTGGTGGCCACCCTCAAGGGCGGCACGACATCGGTACAGAAAGGCGACGCCAATCATCCCTTCTTCAGGGAGCAGGCGCCGATTGTTCTGGCCAACACCGGCTTGATCGATCCGGAACGCATCGAATCGTACATTGCCGCCGAGGGCTACCAGGCCCTGCACGACGTGTTGCGCGAAATGACCCCTAAAAAAGTCGTCGAGTCCATGATCAAGAGCGGCTTGCGTGGACGCGGCGGAGCGGGCTATCCCACCGGGCTGAAATGGGCCACGGTTGCCAAGACGCCCAGCCAGCAGAAATTCGTCATTTGCAACGCGGACGAAGGGGACCCCGGGGCCTTCATGGACCGGAGTGTTCTCGAGAGCGACCCGCACAGTGTCCTGGAAGGAATGGCCATCGGCGCTTACGCCGTGGGCGCCAACCAGGGCTTCATTTATGTGAGGGCCGAGTATCCCCTGGCCATTGCGCGGCTCCAAACCGCAATCAAACAAGCCAAACAATACGGCCTGCTGGGCAGCGGCATCTTTGAATCCCCATTCCATTTCAATATCGACCTGCGCATCGGCGCCGGGGCGTTTGTTTGCGGCGAGGAAACTGCCCTGATGGCCTCTGTGGAAGGCAAGCGCGGCACGCCGCGTCCACGCCCCCCGTTTCCCGCCGAGCGGGGTCTATATGACTCGCCGACGCTCATCAATAATGTCGAGACCTTTGCCAACGTGCCGACGATCATCCGCAAGGGGGCCGATTGGTTTGCCGGCATTGGCACCGAGAAGAGCAAAGGCACCAAGGTCTTCGCGCTTGCCGGCAAGATCAATAATACCGGCCTGATCGAAGTCCCCATGGGCACCACCCTGCGCAAGATCGTTGAGGAGATGGGCGGGGGCGCTCCGGAAGGTGGAAAAATCAAGGCCGTGCAAACGGGCGGCCCCTCGGGCGGATGCATCCCTGCCGAGGCGCTCGATACCCCGGTTGATTATGATTCGCTCACCAAGCTCGGCTCGATCATGGGCTCAGGCGGCATGATCGTGATGGACCAAACCACCCGCATGGTCGATGTCGCCCGCTTCTTCATGGAATTCTGCATGGACGAGTCGTGCGGCAAATGCATCCCCTGCCGCGCCGGGACGGTGCAGATGCACCATCTGCTCTGTAAACTGCTCGAACGCAAAGCCACCCTGCGCGACCTCCAGCGCCTCGAAGAACTCTGTGACATGGTCCGCAACACCAGCCTCTGCGGCCTGGGCCAAACCGCGCCCAACCCGGTCCTGAGCACCCTGCGCTACTTCCGCCAGGAATATATGGACCTGCTCCAGGAAGATTTGTTCGGCCCAAACGGCTATGGGAAAGAAACTCCACAGGACTCCTCAATAAAAAATGTTCGCCCTTCTTGAAAATTAGCCATGGCCGCAAAAACTCTAACCATTGACGGCAAGCAGGTCAGCGCCGAGGAGAACGCCACCATCCTCGAAGCGGCCACCGAGGCCGGCATTCAGATACCGACCCTGTGCCATCTCGATGGCGTCTATGATGTGGGGGCCTGCCGGCTGTGCCTCGTGCAAGTGGCCGGTGTGAACAAACTCCTGCCGGCTTGCACCACGCGCGTCGCTGAAGGCATGGATGTCCAGACCGACAGCGACCGGCTGCGCAAGTACCGCCGGATGACCCTCGAACTGCTCTTTGCCGAACGCAACCACGTCTGCTCAGTCTGCGTTGCCAACGGCCATTGCGAACTCCAGACCCTCGCGTACAACCAGGGCATGGACCACGTCCGCTTCGACTACTGCTTCCCCAAATGGAACGTCGATAACACCCACGCGCTCTTTGGAATGGACCATAACCGCTGCATCCTCTGCGGGCGTTGCGTGCGCGTCTGCTGGCACATCGAGGGGGCGGGCACCAAAAACGTCTCCGGACGCGGCGCTGCGGCGCGGATCATCACCGACCTGAGCCAGCCTTGGGGCAGTTCGGAGACATGCACCAAGTGCGGCAAATGCGTTATGGGCTGCCCCACCGGCGCCCTGTTCTATAAAGGAGTGACCGTCTCCGAAATGCAACGCGACCGCACGAAATTGGAATTCATCGTCACCGCGCGCGAGAAGAAACAATGGATTTCGGAATAGCCATGCAAGCCAACCCATCGAAAAATCCTTCGCCGCGCCCGCGAGTTGCCACCGTTTGGCTGGGCGGCTGTTCCGGTTGCCACATGTCTTTCCTGGACCTGGACGGATTCCTCATCGAGCTGGCTGGGAAGATCGACCTTGTTTTCAGCCCGTTGATTGATGTCAAAGAGTATCCGGAAAAGGTCGATCTCTGCCTGGTCGAAGGGGCGGTTTGCAACGAAGACAATCTCGAAATCATCCGCAAAGTCCGCCAGCGCACGAAGGTCCTCCTGGCCTTTGGGGATTGCGCCGTAACGGGCAATGTCCCGGCCATTCGCAATCAACTCGGCCTGGGCAATGGCGAGAGCGTCCTGCAGCGGGCCTACGTCGAAGGGGCGCAATCCAATCCCAGCGTTCCCAGGGAACCGGGGATTGTTCCGGCCCTTCTCGAGCGGGTGATGCCCGTGCGCGAGGTTGTGCACGTGGATTATTTCCTGCCCGGCTGCCCGCCCCCAGCCGAGCGAATCAAAACTCTGATAGCCCAGGTGCTGAGCGGCCAGGAACCAAAACTCGAAGGCGCGCAATTAAAGTTTGGCTGATGACAATTCGAAATCCGAGAGCGATGAATAGCCGCAAAAGAACGCAAAGAGCGCAAAAATGTCTAAACGAATCATTATAGACCCAGTCACCCGCATCGAGGGACATGCTAAAATCAGCATTTTTCTCGATGACGCCGGCAATGTGGCGGACGCTGAGTTCCACGTCGTTGAATTCCGCGGGTTCGAGAAATTCTGCGAAGGCCGCCCCTTCTTTGAAATGCCCGGCATTACCCCTCGGATATGCGGCATTTGCCCGGTGAGCCATCTGCTGGCCTCGGCCAAAGCCGGCGACGCAATTATGGCAGTCAACATCCCGCCGGCGGCAGACAAGCTCCGGCGCTTGATGAACCTGGGCCAGATTATCCAAAGCCACGCCTTGAGCTTTTTCCACTTGAGCGCGCCCGACTTCCTGCTGGGCTGGGATACTGCGCCCGCCCAACGCAATGTGTTCGGGCTCATCGCGGCGCGGGGCGATTTGGCGCGCTCGGGCATCCGCTTGCGCCAATTCGGCCAGGAGATCATCGAGATACTGGGCGGCAAAAAAATCCATCCCGCCTGGGCAATCCCCGGCGGCGTGCGCTCGCCCCTCTCCGAAGAAGGCCGCGCCCGGATTCGGGCCTGGTTACCCGAGGCCTACGCCACCAGCAACATCGCCTTCGACCTGTTCAAACAAACCCTCGATTCGCATAAGCACGAGGCGCAGATTTTCGGCAATTTCCCATCCCTCTTTATGGGCCTGGTCGGCCCCGATGGGACCTGGGAACATCACGGCGGCAAGCTCCGCTTCACCGACAGCAGCGGCAGCATCATCGCCGACCAACTCGACCCGCAAAAATACCAGGAATATATCGGGGAAGCCGTCCAACCCAATTCCTACCTTAAATCGCCTTATTACACCCCGCTGGGCTTTCCCGAAGGGATGTACCGCGTAGGGCCGCTGGCCCGGTTGAATATTGCCCGCCAAATGGGCTCCCCTAAAGCCGATGCCGAGTTGAAGAAATTCAAAAAACTAGGGCGCGGAGCAGTGACCTCCTCGTTCCTGTATCACTATGCGCGATTGATTGAAATCCTGGCCGCCATCGAGCATGTCGAGGCCGGTCTCGAAGATCCCGATGTGCTCAGTGACGAACTACGCGCCGACGCCGGCATCAACAGTCTTCGTGGTGTTGGCGTGAGCGAGGCGCCCCGGGGAACCCTTTTCCATGATTACACCGTCGATCGCGAAGGGCTTCTGCGTAAGGTCAACCTCATCGTGGCAACCGGCCAGAACAACCTGGCCATGAACCGCACCGTGGCCCAGATTGCCCGCCATTATGTGCGCGGCGAAACCATTCCCGAGCCGGTCCTCAACCGCATCGAGCATGGCATCCGTTGCTACGACCCTTGCCTGAGCTGCTCGACCCATGCTGTTGGCCAAATGCCTCTGCACATCCGCCTGATCGCTCCCGACGGACATGTCGTGCGCGAGATCACACGAGGTGCTTAGTCCCATGTCCTTCAAGCCCGATTGCTCCTCCTCGTTCTCGTTCTCGAAAGGGCCCCTCCTCATCATAGGCTACGGCAACACCTTGCGCGGCGATGACGGCGTCGGCCCCAAGGTCGCCGAGCGTATCGCGACTCTTTCGCTTCCTGGCGTGCAGACCCTCTCTTGTGGATTACTCACACCCGAGCTGGCAGACCCCATCGCCCAGGCGCAAGTGGTCGTGTTTGTCGATGCTGCCCTCGACGGCTCTCGTGAGGTGCAGCTTCGCAAGCTGGCGCCCGCTGCGTCCTCCCAAATCATTGCCCATGCCGCCGAGCCTGGCGTATTGCTGGCGTTGGCCCGCGACATCTTCGGTCATGCCCCGGATGCCTGGTGGCTTACGATACCAATCAAGAGCACAGCCATCGGCGAAGAATTCTCGCTCATGGCCATGCAAGGCGCCGCGCGCGCTATCGACATGATCAAAGACTCCTTCGGTGTTGGACAACACACCCGCGTTGGCAAGCCGGGCCTTAGCCTGCTCAATGAGTGGTGCTGGAAGACCTCGGCTCATCCTGGTCCATCCGGGTGAACCGGGCGACAGCCTGGGCGCGCGAGCGGACATGGAGTTTTTCGTACATGCGGCGCACGTAGGTATTGACGGTGGGAATGCTGATATTGAGGCGCTCGGCAATTTCCTTGTAAAGATAGCCGCGCGCCAGCAGGTCCAGCACCTCCTGTTCGCGGGGAGAAAGCCCCTCGCCTGCCGCAGAGGAGGCCTGCGTCTGACCAAAGGATTGGACGACTTTGCGTGCGATATTGCTGGTCATGGGCGAACCGCCCCGGTGCACTTCTTCCATGGCTTCGAGCAATTCCTGCCGGGGAGTTTGCTTGAGCAAGTAGCCGGTGGCGCCGGCGGCCAGGGCGTCATAAATATGATCGGCATCCTCGTAAACCGTTAACATCACGAATTGGGTTTGGGGCAGGAGCGGTTTAAGCCGTTTCACCGCCTCGACGCCGCTCATGCCCGGCAGATTGATATCCATCAGGACGACGTCGGGTTTCTTTTCCGCCATCAGGCCCAAGGCGGCCTCGGCGTCACCCCATTCGCCCGCCACGCGAAAACCGGCTGCTCGCGTAATCCAGCCCGCCAGGATTTTGCGCGCCTGGGCATCATCTTCGACAATGGAAACGGCGATAGCCACGGTCCTGTTATACTTCATACCGTGGAAAAGGGATGTCGTGAGTTTTGATGACGCCAAACCACGAGCCGGACGCGCGTCCCCTCCCCCAGGGCGCTGTCCCATTCGCAACGCCCGCCAATTTCTTCCAAGCGCTTTTGCATGTTCAGAAGGCCGTTGCCGGCGGCCACCCGCCCCGCCCCAGGGAGCGGCACGGAGTGGGTGGCCACACCATTAAAGCCGCGTCCGTTGTCGCTCAGCAGCAGGACGAATCCCTCGGGTTCCAGTTGGAGCGAAACGCGGACTTCGGTGGCATTGGCGTGCTTGACGGCATTATTCAGTGCCTCTTTGAAAGCCAGAAAGACATTGTGCCGCACCTCGGAGGTCAGCGCCCAGGGCGGCAAAAGCAGCGGGACCTCCAGACGGCAGCGCAGGCCCGCGGTGCTGAGAAAATTCTGGGCGAACCGTCCCAGATAAGTGACCAGGCTGTCCAAGGTGTCGTGCTTGGGGTTGACCGCCCACACGATTTCGTCCATCGCGCGGGTCAGTTCCCGGGCGGTGCTGTAAATTTGGTCGAGATCGGCCGCCTGTTGGCCGCTTTCAATTTCGCTCCGGACAGACTGGCTGAGCAGGGTAATCCGCGTCAGGCTGGCGCCCAGGTCATCGTGGATGTCTCGCGCGATGCGGGCCCGCTCGCGCTCCAGGGCCCGCTGGCGTTCCAGTTGCTCGAATTGGCGGCGCAACCGGCGGCGGGTCGCCAAAACAACCAGCGCGCCCACCACCCCCGCACCTGCAGCGAGCGCGCTCCCTTCGAACCACCAGGTCTGCCAGAAGTAAGGCAGCACCTCGAACGCAACCGACGCGCCGACCGGGTTCCAAATGCCGTCATTATTGCAGGCAGTCACCCGAAAAACGTATTTGCCCGGGCGCAGGAAACTGTATTCAGCAGAACGCTTCGTGTTGGGAAGTGTCCACTCACTTTCGAGACCATCGAGGCGATAGCGGAAACGCACTTTATCGGGCGCAACAAAGCTCAATCCGGTGAACTTGAACTCGAAGCTTTTTGAGCCTGGACCAATGCGCAAGGAGCCCTGTTCCCGGAGCGCCCCCGGCCTCGGGCCCAGAAGACCGACTGCCTGCTGGCCCCTGAACAGGGGAGATTGGCGAGACCCACCGAAAGCCCTGCCATTCCCAGACGCGGATTTCCCAGCCACCCATTCCTCCAATGGACGGCCATCGACCTGAATGGCCTCAATGTGGACCGGAGGGGGCACGGTATTGGTGGTTACTCCGGCTGGATCGACCACGGCAAGACCTTTGGCCGTCGGAAACCATAATCGCCCATCGGCGGCTTTGGCAGCCCCGGGTTGAAAGCCGCCCGAGCAAATGGGTGAGGCCAGTCCCTGGGATTTTCCATAACCGAGGAAGTTGACCAAGCTGCTCGCGCCATCGGCGCACCGATTCAACTCAGCCTTGCTCGCCCGCAAAATCCCGGCATGCGACCCAATCCAGAGGTTGCCTTCGCCGTCATCGACCAGGTGAGTGACGATGGGGGTGGGCAGGCCCTGGCTGGTGCTGATGATATCAAATCTCCCATTCTTCAGGCGAGTGATCCCGTTATCTGAGGTTCCCACCCAAAGGGTCCCATCTTCCTCGGGACACAACGAAACGACGAAATCCCCGCTCAGTCCGTCCTTTTTGCGAATCTGCTTTAACACGCCGTCCTTGAATGAGCCAAGGCCGCCGCCCGACATGCCGAACCAGAGAGTTCCATCAGCCGATTGGGCAATCGCCCGAACATCGGGCAGGACGAGTTTGTCTTTGCTGGCCGACCAGGTGATTTTACCGTTCTGGTACCGGTACAGCCCCGTGGTCGTTCCAATCCAGATTTCTCCCTGCCGGCCTTCATACAAAGCGACGACGGGCGCACTGATCCTGGCCAAGTCGCCTTCGGAAACAAGGCGCTCGCCCTCTTTGACAAGCAATCCGCCACCGAATGTCCCCACCAGCAATTGCCGTTGTTTTGTCTCGAGGACAGACCAAACAAAAAGATTCGATAACCCGCAACTCTCAGTCCATGTGGTCCATTGGCCTTGGCCATAATGATACAAACCGGCCCCTTCGGTTCCGATCCAGGCCGAGCCGTCGTCTTCAACTGCAAAGGAAAGCACCGCGCACCCGCGCCAGCCGTCAGGGGCATTCAGCATTTGGACCTTTTTAGGCCGCAGGCTGTCGAAACCGGCTCCGGTTCCGATCCAGAGATTACCTTCCAAATCCTGGCACAGGGCGCGCACCCAATCGTGGGACAACCCGTCGGTGCGGCTAAAATGAATCGGTTCAGCGCCGGCAAACAGCAGATAAAGGCCGTCCCTCAGGGTGCCGGCCAGCAGAGCGCCCGATTGGGTTTCAAGCAGGCAGGTGATGGAAGCCGCTACTGCCGAACCGCTGGGCATAGCGGCCACCCACCTGCCCTGGCGTAGCTTGCGTATTCGGCCATTGCCTACCACCCACATCCCTCCATCCGAAGAGGGCAGCACCCGTTCAAAATAAACCGTGGGCTGCGCGTCGGGAAACTGGAAAGGAACGAGTTTGTCCTGCTCGAGGGTGGCCGCCTGGCCGTTGGAAACGAGCCACAACCGGCCTGAGCGGGAACGAGCCAGAACCGCCTTGCGGCTTGGAGAAGCCCCGCCCGGAACGCAGAGACCGTAACCATCGCGCGCGCGGAAAAAAGTTCCCGAATCGTTCAGGAGCCAAACATCTCCATGCTCATCGGAGCTGATAGCCTCAATGACTCCCCCGGGCCAGCCCGAGCCCAGCGCGATGGACTCGAATTGCCCGTTCACCAGCCGCGACAATTGCCCGGTTTCATGTCCAATCCAAAGCGCCCCCCCTGGGTCCTCATACAGGCTGGTAATCAACCCGTCTTTAAGCGCGCTGGTGTTGCTTGAATCAAACACCGTAAAACGAACCCCGTCGAACCGCACCAGGCCATGATAGGTGCCCAGCCAAAGGTAGCCGTTCCGGGTCTGAAGCAGGGCAGTGACGGTATTTTGCTCCCAACCTTCGCCTGCTGGCCAGATGTCGAAAAGTTGCTGCTGCAGAGCGACCGCTTCCGCAAAGGCCGGGGACAGCGCGCCCCCGCCAAGGAATAACAGGACAATCGCCCCAAGTGAAATCTCAAGGTTGAATTTCCAGCGCGCCAACGACGCTAACACATCGTGGATACTGGGGCTTTCAACACGGATTAGCAAGATTGACTATGACGATGAAACCAGGGCCACAGGCAAAAGTCGCCGACTGCCAGCCGGCGGTACGGCCGATTACCAATCGCGCTGCGGTGAGCAAGCAGAAATCAAATCGGCCTGCTGTAGATTCTTCGGAACACCGCCGAGCTTCGTGCAGCGGCGCGGGTTGGATCGACAAGAGTGATGCCCTCCCGGCCTAAGCGCGCTGTCACAGGAGCGCCTTTGCCCTGCTTGAGGTATTTGAAATTCAAATCACGCACGACCCGCGCGGCCTGAACGATAGCCACCACAACCCGGGCCTGCTCAGCGGTGGGATATATTGCCTCCAAACTCTCCCGCGACGCTCCGAAGAATTTCATGCGGCAAATGGCCGCCAGGCCGGCGGTCAGGCTGTCGATGCCATAGCCCACACACCCCGACGAGCCGTCCGGACGCTCCACCCGGCGGATGAAGTGAGTGTTGGCGGTTCGACTCCCCCGGCCCTCCGCCCACCAGCGCAGCCCGCGATATTGTTGGTCGCTCTCGAACTTGCCGTGGGCGCCGACGATTTCGTGACCCTGGTTGACAGGTCCCTCGAAATCAGGCGGGGTGATCCAGTTATTGTGGAAGGTGAAACTCAGGCCATTATCATAATCGACTCGGACCTGAACGGCATCGTAAGCGTCGATCCCCTGGCGCGCCAGTCGTTGCTTTTGGCCCACAGCCGTCAGAGATACCGGCTTGCAGCCGTAGTGATGCTGCACCAAATCGGCCCAATGCGAGCCGACGTAGCTAAAGGGGTCGCTGTGCTCGACCCATTTGAATGCGCGCGCGGACAATTCGAGCGGCTCCTCGAGGTAAGCGTTACCATAAAGGGGCTTGCCGATTTGGCCCAGAACCTCCGAGCGAATGTGCCGATGGTCGGGGTCAAAGCGTTTGTGCATATCGACCGCCACCAGCCGCTGCTTCTGACGCGACAACTCGATGAGCCGGTCGGCTTCCGCCATTTCGAGGCACATCGGCTTCTCGGTTATGACATGCGCGCCCGCTTTTAAGGCGTCGAGAATGACCGGCGTATGCAGATGATCGGGCGTTGCCACGGCGACCACGTCGATGTTGGGAAAGTCCGCCAGCATCTTCCGCCACGGCTTCTCGCCGAAGTAATCCCTGGGAAGATGAGCGGTCCAACCCCGAAACTTCGCGCAAGCCCGCTGCGCGGAGCGGCGAGTCTGTGTCGCAATAGCGACAAGCTGGAACTGGATAGGGGCGAATTCACGCGCCCAGCCGTCGAGACCGATGCGGCTGAGTTGCGGGCTGATGCCGGCGCGCTGGACGCCGGCGTAAGCGCGCAGATGGGCCTCCCCGCCGAACATCCCGGCGCCCACCAAACCGATGGTCAGCTCGAATTTCGACATAAACGACTCTCCCTCTCAGTTGCCCTCAGTATGAAACCGGACATCCACCTGAACCTGTATAGAAACGCTGCAAAGCAAACATTGCAATGCCGCACTTGCATATTGTTATCATTTGGTACATTTACTCATCTCTGACTCGACTCATGACCCTGGCAGGAAAACAGCAAGGACTGGCCCACTTCGCAGAATGAAAAAAAGGAGAAAATTATGTCAACCGAATCAAAATGTCCGTTCCATCAAACTGCCGGCGGCGGCACGTCGAACCGCGACTGGTGGCCCAACCAGCTAAAGCTCGAGCTGCTTGCACCAGCATTCCTCTAAGTCCAATCCGATGGGCGAGGACTTTAACTACGCCGAAGAGTTCAAGAGCCTCGACCTGCCGGCGGTGAAGAAGGACCTCGCGGCGCTGATGACCGACTCGCAGGACTGGTGGCCTGCAGATTTTGGCCACTATGGCCCGTTGTTTATCCAGTAGCTCAGTGCGCCTGCTCCGCCTCAATCCGCTCGCGATAGTACTCGGTCTCGGCGACTATCCCGGGCACGAAGGGTTTGCCTTCTCTCATTGCTTCGATGGCTTTCCTGTTGGTACGCGCAGGTTCGTAGGCAGGATCGAGTTCGAGCGCGCGGTCCAAAGACGCCAGGGCTTCGGCTTTTCGACCCAAACCCGCAAGGCACAATGCCAGATTCCCGCCGCAGCGCGTACCGCCGCATCCTTCCAGGCGCAACATTTCTTGTATTTTCTACCGCTGCCGCAAGGGCATGGACCGTTTCGATCAATGGAACTCATCAAGGCCAATGCTGCCGGGCGGGGCCGGCAATTGCAAGGACACCGGAGATGCCGAAGTATTGTCTCTTCCTGGGGACTTGCAGAAATGGGCTGGTCCACGGTGCTACC
Above is a genomic segment from Verrucomicrobiia bacterium containing:
- a CDS encoding DUF883 C-terminal domain-containing protein; protein product: MEAPNRVDIEKGEMRVKLENAIEKAKEVCERLQDQTAAAAKATDKTIREHPYQALGIAFGTGVLIGVLVTLSRRD
- the hoxE gene encoding bidirectional hydrogenase complex protein HoxE; its protein translation is MMLTLESKKPNRLPKILEHASGDKRFKILEAHMKKHQFKQDALIEVLHKAQELFGYLEDDLLLFIAYKLRLPASRVYGVATFYHFFTLKPKGRHTCVVCMGTACYVRGADKILAALEETAHIKSGETTPDNALSLLTARCIGACGIAPAVVYDGNVTPRQNPASALEHVKGWLAHGS
- a CDS encoding NuoF family protein, with the translated sequence MVLDDLIEIAEKERAGRKKHTLRCCIAAGCMSSNSKGVKEALEKAVKEAGLEGEVEVRGVGCMKLCCQGPLVQLDSAEEGATVEVSSNAPGPLYQKVTPEDAASLVATLKGGTTSVQKGDANHPFFREQAPIVLANTGLIDPERIESYIAAEGYQALHDVLREMTPKKVVESMIKSGLRGRGGAGYPTGLKWATVAKTPSQQKFVICNADEGDPGAFMDRSVLESDPHSVLEGMAIGAYAVGANQGFIYVRAEYPLAIARLQTAIKQAKQYGLLGSGIFESPFHFNIDLRIGAGAFVCGEETALMASVEGKRGTPRPRPPFPAERGLYDSPTLINNVETFANVPTIIRKGADWFAGIGTEKSKGTKVFALAGKINNTGLIEVPMGTTLRKIVEEMGGGAPEGGKIKAVQTGGPSGGCIPAEALDTPVDYDSLTKLGSIMGSGGMIVMDQTTRMVDVARFFMEFCMDESCGKCIPCRAGTVQMHHLLCKLLERKATLRDLQRLEELCDMVRNTSLCGLGQTAPNPVLSTLRYFRQEYMDLLQEDLFGPNGYGKETPQDSSIKNVRPS
- the hoxU gene encoding bidirectional hydrogenase complex protein HoxU; protein product: MAAKTLTIDGKQVSAEENATILEAATEAGIQIPTLCHLDGVYDVGACRLCLVQVAGVNKLLPACTTRVAEGMDVQTDSDRLRKYRRMTLELLFAERNHVCSVCVANGHCELQTLAYNQGMDHVRFDYCFPKWNVDNTHALFGMDHNRCILCGRCVRVCWHIEGAGTKNVSGRGAAARIITDLSQPWGSSETCTKCGKCVMGCPTGALFYKGVTVSEMQRDRTKLEFIVTAREKKQWISE
- a CDS encoding oxidoreductase, whose product is MDFGIAMQANPSKNPSPRPRVATVWLGGCSGCHMSFLDLDGFLIELAGKIDLVFSPLIDVKEYPEKVDLCLVEGAVCNEDNLEIIRKVRQRTKVLLAFGDCAVTGNVPAIRNQLGLGNGESVLQRAYVEGAQSNPSVPREPGIVPALLERVMPVREVVHVDYFLPGCPPPAERIKTLIAQVLSGQEPKLEGAQLKFG
- a CDS encoding Ni/Fe hydrogenase subunit alpha yields the protein MSKRIIIDPVTRIEGHAKISIFLDDAGNVADAEFHVVEFRGFEKFCEGRPFFEMPGITPRICGICPVSHLLASAKAGDAIMAVNIPPAADKLRRLMNLGQIIQSHALSFFHLSAPDFLLGWDTAPAQRNVFGLIAARGDLARSGIRLRQFGQEIIEILGGKKIHPAWAIPGGVRSPLSEEGRARIRAWLPEAYATSNIAFDLFKQTLDSHKHEAQIFGNFPSLFMGLVGPDGTWEHHGGKLRFTDSSGSIIADQLDPQKYQEYIGEAVQPNSYLKSPYYTPLGFPEGMYRVGPLARLNIARQMGSPKADAELKKFKKLGRGAVTSSFLYHYARLIEILAAIEHVEAGLEDPDVLSDELRADAGINSLRGVGVSEAPRGTLFHDYTVDREGLLRKVNLIVATGQNNLAMNRTVAQIARHYVRGETIPEPVLNRIEHGIRCYDPCLSCSTHAVGQMPLHIRLIAPDGHVVREITRGA
- a CDS encoding hydrogenase maturation protease codes for the protein MSFKPDCSSSFSFSKGPLLIIGYGNTLRGDDGVGPKVAERIATLSLPGVQTLSCGLLTPELADPIAQAQVVVFVDAALDGSREVQLRKLAPAASSQIIAHAAEPGVLLALARDIFGHAPDAWWLTIPIKSTAIGEEFSLMAMQGAARAIDMIKDSFGVGQHTRVGKPGLSLLNEWCWKTSAHPGPSG
- a CDS encoding response regulator transcription factor — translated: MKYNRTVAIAVSIVEDDAQARKILAGWITRAAGFRVAGEWGDAEAALGLMAEKKPDVVLMDINLPGMSGVEAVKRLKPLLPQTQFVMLTVYEDADHIYDALAAGATGYLLKQTPRQELLEAMEEVHRGGSPMTSNIARKVVQSFGQTQASSAAGEGLSPREQEVLDLLARGYLYKEIAERLNISIPTVNTYVRRMYEKLHVRSRAQAVARFTRMDQDEPRSSSTTH